A region from the Algoriphagus machipongonensis genome encodes:
- a CDS encoding M16 family metallopeptidase, producing the protein MNLNIKELGNGIRIVHQEIPHTRLVHCGFILDIGSRDETKEQEGLAHFWEHMAFKGTKKRKTFHILNRLESLGGELNAYTTKEKVCFYASTLKEHYPKAADLLFDITFNSTFPQKQIEKERQVILEEMAMYRDSPDDSIQDELDELVFNNHALGRNILGTEETVASFSHQDFINFISSRLDTERIVFSVVGNISFKKALRIIEGPLESIQAKRSLYIRSGFQSYIPQKKEVKRDVTQSLCAIGRPAYSLHDPNRYKLYLLNNILGGPSMNSRLNLSLRERHGYVYSIESSFTPFSDTGFFGVYFGTEEKTLNKAQSLVLKEMTKLQQKKLGTIQLHMAKEQAIGQMAMAEENYAGLMLVFGKSLLDHGKVDSLESIFEQIRKTSAEEIQEIAQEIFNPENLSFLTYRPH; encoded by the coding sequence ATGAATTTAAACATCAAGGAACTAGGGAACGGAATCCGTATCGTTCATCAGGAAATACCACATACCAGACTGGTGCATTGTGGTTTTATTTTGGACATAGGAAGCCGAGATGAAACCAAAGAGCAGGAAGGCTTGGCTCACTTTTGGGAACATATGGCCTTTAAGGGCACCAAAAAAAGAAAGACCTTCCATATTCTCAACCGGTTGGAATCTTTGGGAGGTGAGCTCAATGCTTATACCACTAAGGAAAAAGTCTGCTTTTATGCCTCCACTTTGAAAGAGCATTACCCTAAAGCAGCTGATTTATTATTTGATATCACCTTCAACAGCACTTTTCCTCAAAAGCAAATCGAAAAAGAAAGACAGGTGATTTTAGAGGAAATGGCCATGTATCGGGATTCTCCAGATGATTCCATCCAGGATGAACTGGATGAGTTGGTTTTTAATAACCATGCTCTGGGAAGAAATATTTTGGGCACAGAAGAAACGGTAGCCAGCTTTTCGCATCAGGATTTCATCAATTTTATTTCATCTCGACTGGATACAGAAAGAATCGTTTTTTCGGTCGTTGGAAATATCAGCTTTAAAAAAGCACTTCGCATCATCGAAGGCCCTCTGGAATCCATTCAGGCAAAAAGGAGCCTTTACATCAGAAGTGGATTTCAATCCTATATTCCCCAGAAAAAAGAGGTAAAAAGGGATGTCACCCAATCCTTATGTGCGATAGGAAGGCCTGCTTATTCTCTGCATGATCCCAACCGATATAAACTTTATTTGCTGAATAATATTCTGGGAGGCCCGAGTATGAATAGCCGGTTGAATTTAAGCTTAAGGGAAAGGCATGGCTATGTCTATAGCATTGAATCTTCCTTTACTCCCTTTTCTGATACGGGTTTCTTTGGCGTTTACTTCGGAACGGAAGAAAAGACCCTAAACAAAGCCCAGTCACTGGTTTTGAAGGAAATGACAAAACTACAGCAGAAGAAATTAGGCACGATTCAATTACATATGGCCAAGGAGCAGGCCATTGGACAAATGGCAATGGCAGAGGAGAATTATGCCGGTTTGATGCTGGTTTTCGGAAAAAGTCTTCTAGATCATGGAAAAGTAGATTCATTGGAAAGTATCTTTGAACAAATCAGAAAAACCAGCGCTGAAGAAATTCAGGAAATCGCTCAGGAAATATTTAATCCGGAAAACTTGAGTTTTTTAACCTATAGGCCCCATTAA
- a CDS encoding O-methyltransferase, with protein MDFISQDLLNYCEQHTSTEDPLLQKITRETQLKVLKPRMLSGHLQGKMLEIFTKMINPKIALEIGTYTGYSAICMARGLSKGAKLITLDINDELETMVRGFFKESGLEDQIDYRLGNALDLLPDVEGPIDLVFIDADKINNEKYYDLIIDKISSGGIIMADNVLWSGKVLVEEGQKIDKDTKAILAFNQKIQEDPRVENILLPVRDGILMARKL; from the coding sequence ATGGATTTCATTTCACAAGATTTATTAAACTACTGCGAACAGCATACTTCTACGGAAGACCCTTTACTTCAAAAAATCACTCGGGAAACTCAACTCAAAGTCCTAAAACCAAGAATGCTTTCCGGTCATTTGCAGGGGAAAATGCTGGAGATTTTCACCAAAATGATCAATCCCAAGATTGCATTGGAAATTGGCACCTACACAGGATATTCGGCGATATGTATGGCTAGAGGATTGAGCAAAGGAGCAAAACTGATTACCCTCGACATCAATGATGAATTGGAAACCATGGTGAGAGGTTTTTTTAAAGAAAGTGGACTGGAAGATCAAATCGATTATAGGTTAGGAAATGCCCTGGATCTTCTTCCCGATGTAGAGGGTCCGATCGACCTTGTTTTTATTGATGCCGACAAAATCAATAACGAAAAATACTATGATCTAATCATTGATAAAATCAGTTCAGGAGGGATTATCATGGCAGATAATGTACTTTGGTCAGGTAAGGTGTTGGTGGAAGAAGGGCAAAAAATAGACAAAGACACCAAGGCAATTTTAGCCTTTAACCAAAAAATTCAGGAGGATCCCAGAGTGGAAAATATCTTGCTTCCGGTACGGGATGGGATCCTGATGGCAAGAAAATTATAA
- a CDS encoding lytic transglycosylase domain-containing protein — protein MSKHIISPFLFIVTLLVNFPLLAQIPQVPAELEFADMIVRINPQARREIQLDVDAQYRNPNYFKIKQERVNLYMPIIEEILRESNVPLDLKYLVIQESSLIPDAVSTSNAVGFWQFKQGTAEEVFLRVDKQIDERKNIVSSTRGAALYLKKHNNTFDNWMCALVSYQMGLGGAKAYFGNRYNGKRVVDVDRNTHWYFKKYLAHKIAFESQIGVLTSNSRMVEVPVKGPTTLAALAKKYGVEEDHLKEYNKWTSNGKIPGDRTYGLVYVQDGSLPVQQAIVRETKPQKSQSGSSSIKNSPAYKQANSFPRIAGNTTKANQPDQITVNNIEGVQAAQTTTLSNFSDKVGIRENKLRRLNDLDRGERIEAGKYYYTKKKKTKADVETHVVLPGETLWSISQKYGIKLSSLKSKNRIRKDRDLKVGMVLNLQEHRKRGEEIPIVNLNQPAPTKTVLASSSSSNPPRQEVRNTTSSRTNSNLTHTVSKGETLFAISKKYGVTVNDLKSWNNIGSQNIISIGQKLVILKP, from the coding sequence ATGAGTAAACATATAATTTCTCCCTTTCTCTTTATTGTCACGCTCTTAGTAAATTTTCCACTGCTGGCCCAAATTCCACAGGTTCCTGCCGAACTAGAATTTGCAGATATGATCGTTAGGATCAATCCCCAAGCCAGAAGAGAAATTCAACTGGATGTCGATGCGCAGTATAGAAATCCCAATTACTTTAAGATCAAACAAGAGCGTGTCAACCTGTACATGCCCATCATCGAAGAAATTTTGAGGGAAAGTAATGTCCCTCTAGATCTAAAGTACCTGGTGATCCAGGAAAGTAGCTTGATTCCTGATGCAGTTTCCACCTCTAATGCCGTAGGTTTTTGGCAGTTTAAACAAGGTACTGCTGAAGAGGTATTTTTACGAGTAGACAAGCAGATAGACGAGCGAAAGAACATCGTATCCTCTACCCGTGGAGCGGCGCTCTACCTCAAAAAGCATAACAATACATTCGACAACTGGATGTGTGCATTGGTTTCCTATCAAATGGGGCTTGGTGGAGCAAAAGCGTATTTCGGAAATAGGTATAATGGCAAGCGAGTAGTGGATGTAGATAGAAATACCCATTGGTATTTTAAAAAATACTTAGCTCATAAAATTGCTTTTGAAAGCCAAATTGGTGTATTAACCTCCAATTCAAGAATGGTAGAGGTTCCCGTAAAGGGTCCGACCACGCTAGCAGCTTTAGCTAAAAAGTATGGGGTTGAGGAAGATCATTTAAAGGAGTATAATAAGTGGACTTCAAATGGTAAGATTCCAGGGGACAGAACTTACGGGTTGGTTTATGTGCAGGATGGTTCACTTCCTGTTCAGCAAGCCATCGTTAGAGAAACAAAACCTCAAAAATCTCAGAGTGGAAGCTCATCCATCAAGAACTCCCCAGCATACAAGCAAGCTAATTCATTCCCTAGAATCGCAGGAAACACCACGAAGGCCAATCAGCCTGATCAGATTACGGTAAACAATATTGAAGGGGTTCAAGCGGCCCAGACAACGACCTTAAGCAACTTTTCTGATAAGGTGGGAATCCGTGAGAATAAGCTTAGAAGGTTGAATGATCTAGACCGTGGTGAAAGAATCGAAGCAGGAAAATATTATTATACCAAAAAGAAAAAGACCAAAGCCGATGTGGAAACACATGTGGTTTTGCCAGGAGAAACGCTATGGAGCATTTCCCAAAAATATGGCATCAAGCTTTCTTCTCTGAAATCTAAAAACAGAATCCGTAAAGACCGGGATCTGAAAGTGGGCATGGTGTTGAACCTTCAGGAACACAGGAAGCGAGGAGAAGAAATTCCGATTGTGAATTTAAATCAACCTGCTCCGACAAAAACGGTTTTGGCAAGTAGTAGCTCCAGCAATCCACCAAGACAGGAAGTTAGAAATACAACTTCAAGCCGTACCAACAGCAATCTGACCCATACGGTCAGCAAAGGGGAGACACTTTTTGCCATCAGTAAAAAGTATGGGGTCACAGTCAACGACTTAAAATCCTGGAACAATATCGGAAGCCAAAACATCATTAGCATCGGTCAGAAATTGGTTATCTTGAAGCCCTGA
- a CDS encoding DUF3078 domain-containing protein, which produces MRYFLLGLGILVLLCSQTALAQDRQVIPDTVLINGDTLLMLGDSLLIEEPEKEIFWETGGNYNLNIQQVTLSNWAAGGSSTFALNSGISLFANYKKEKKVWDTQLTINLGMNRQGDRDFKTRKSNDNFIFVSNYGRELSEKFYLSTQIDARTQLLAGYKYSRPSGSESEVRTKISDLLSPGYLQSSTGLNYRKTYENKSKISVILSPFTGRFTIVLDDSLSRAGAFGVTPGENVRAEAGMSFATSVTDIKLMENITWKADLNLFSNYETFGNMVVNFNSIIRMKVNKYISTRMETRLIYDEKVLIKQDDGSSKQAVQLQNLINFGISLDF; this is translated from the coding sequence ATGCGTTACTTTCTCCTTGGTTTAGGAATCTTAGTTCTATTATGTAGCCAAACTGCTTTGGCACAGGACAGGCAGGTTATTCCTGATACGGTCCTAATCAATGGGGACACCCTTTTAATGCTGGGAGATTCATTGCTTATCGAAGAACCAGAAAAGGAAATCTTCTGGGAAACCGGCGGGAATTACAATTTGAATATTCAACAGGTTACTTTGAGTAATTGGGCAGCAGGTGGATCCAGTACCTTCGCCCTCAACTCAGGCATCTCCTTGTTTGCAAATTATAAGAAGGAAAAGAAAGTCTGGGACACACAGCTTACCATCAACTTAGGGATGAACAGGCAAGGCGACCGGGATTTCAAGACCCGGAAGAGTAATGATAACTTCATCTTTGTGAGTAATTATGGCCGGGAGCTATCCGAGAAATTCTATCTCTCTACCCAAATCGATGCCCGAACCCAGCTTCTGGCAGGTTACAAATATTCGAGGCCTTCAGGAAGTGAAAGTGAGGTACGAACAAAAATTTCCGACTTGCTTTCTCCAGGCTATTTACAGTCTTCCACGGGTCTTAACTATAGAAAGACCTACGAAAACAAGAGTAAGATTTCCGTGATTCTATCACCCTTTACCGGGAGATTTACCATCGTTTTAGATGATTCCTTAAGTCGGGCCGGAGCGTTTGGTGTGACTCCGGGAGAAAATGTAAGAGCGGAAGCAGGGATGTCATTTGCTACCTCGGTAACTGATATCAAATTAATGGAAAACATCACCTGGAAAGCAGACCTCAACCTCTTCTCCAATTATGAGACCTTTGGAAATATGGTGGTCAACTTTAACTCCATCATCCGAATGAAAGTAAATAAATACATTTCCACGAGGATGGAGACTCGATTGATTTACGATGAAAAGGTTTTGATTAAACAAGATGATGGAAGCTCCAAACAGGCTGTCCAGCTCCAAAACCTCATTAACTTTGGGATCAGTCTGGACTTTTAA
- a CDS encoding DNA polymerase III subunit gamma/tau produces MENFVVSARKYRPADFKSVVGQEHITTTLKNAIKNNHLAQAFLFCGPRGVGKTTCARILAKTINCENRQDDQEACGECESCVSFKNNSSFNIYELDAASNNSVDDIRNLVDQVRYAPQKGQYKVYIIDEVHMLSNQAFNAFLKTLEEPPKYAIFILATTEKHKIIPTILSRCQIFDFNRIQIDHISNHLKYIAEKESVDFEEEALRLIATKADGALRDALSIFDLIVTYSAGKKVTYHETIDNLHILDYDYYFKVVDALIEEDLSKVLLIFDEILKKGFDGHNFIVGLSEHFRDLLVAKDPATVELIQVSENAKQRYLQQTEAASTSFLLSALNIANQCDIHYKTAKNQRLHVELALMKMSKLPQAFKLANLAAEEAKKKA; encoded by the coding sequence ATGGAAAACTTCGTCGTTTCGGCAAGAAAATACAGACCCGCAGATTTTAAGAGTGTTGTAGGCCAAGAGCATATCACAACCACTCTCAAAAATGCGATCAAAAATAATCACTTAGCACAGGCTTTTCTTTTTTGTGGCCCACGTGGGGTGGGTAAAACTACCTGTGCCCGAATCCTTGCCAAGACCATCAACTGTGAAAATCGTCAAGATGATCAGGAGGCCTGCGGTGAATGTGAATCCTGCGTTTCTTTTAAAAATAACAGTTCGTTTAACATCTACGAACTGGATGCGGCTTCCAATAACTCGGTAGATGATATCAGGAACCTGGTAGATCAGGTCAGGTATGCTCCTCAAAAAGGACAATACAAAGTATATATCATTGATGAGGTGCACATGCTTTCCAATCAGGCATTCAATGCTTTTTTGAAAACATTAGAGGAACCTCCAAAATATGCGATCTTTATTCTAGCGACTACAGAGAAGCATAAGATCATACCCACGATCCTTTCCCGTTGTCAGATTTTTGATTTCAACCGAATTCAAATTGATCATATTTCCAATCATCTGAAATATATCGCTGAGAAGGAATCTGTTGATTTTGAAGAGGAAGCACTACGATTAATTGCTACCAAAGCAGATGGCGCCCTTCGGGATGCCTTGTCAATCTTCGATTTGATTGTTACCTATTCCGCAGGGAAAAAGGTGACTTATCATGAGACTATAGACAACCTGCACATCTTGGATTATGATTATTATTTCAAGGTGGTAGATGCATTGATTGAAGAAGACCTATCAAAAGTGCTGCTCATCTTTGATGAAATTCTTAAAAAAGGATTTGATGGGCATAATTTCATAGTAGGCTTATCGGAGCATTTCAGAGATTTATTGGTTGCGAAAGATCCTGCAACAGTAGAGTTGATTCAGGTATCTGAAAATGCCAAACAGAGATATTTGCAGCAAACTGAAGCAGCAAGTACTTCCTTCTTATTATCTGCCTTGAATATTGCCAACCAATGTGATATTCATTATAAAACAGCTAAAAACCAACGTTTACATGTGGAGCTGGCTTTGATGAAAATGTCAAAACTACCTCAAGCATTCAAGTTGGCGAATTTGGCTGCTGAGGAAGCAAAAAAAAAAGCCTGA
- a CDS encoding prolyl oligopeptidase family serine peptidase — translation MNNRPLLLLSLFMILASSGVYAQNSYTLVVEGFDWGPAVNKVVLSNSNSDLSTDPSDYQVFATRSSDLSETPINPAKGERTVLSAYKSDAKGNRAVDGSHVTLNLSVAPNLPLGSPFQYMRSYGNVWVDYKLSVTNTATLEVWNKEADRVMPLIDEFDLNGKFTANQVDLTYASFTPETDQEDVPLIIWLHGGGEGGTDTTIPLLGNRAANYASDEIQDYFGGAYVMVPQTPTRWMDSGEGSTSGEKDDIYFEALKAMFDDFIAKHPNVDQDRIYVGGCSNGGYMGLKLILEYPDYFAGGYISALAYRGAYLSDEQAKSIKDVPIWFVHSKDDSTTVADQTVLPVYDKLIKAGAKDVHLTFYDHVVDITGLLGGEDYHYPGHWSWIYSHANLSQTDFDGKPVKVNGVSVTIMQWLAGQSN, via the coding sequence ATGAACAATAGACCCTTACTCCTCCTTAGCCTCTTTATGATCCTTGCATCTTCTGGGGTGTATGCACAAAATTCCTACACGCTTGTTGTGGAAGGCTTTGATTGGGGACCTGCCGTAAATAAAGTAGTACTCTCCAATAGCAATTCAGATCTGAGTACTGATCCATCCGATTATCAAGTATTTGCTACAAGAAGTTCAGACTTATCAGAAACTCCCATTAATCCTGCAAAAGGGGAGAGAACTGTACTCTCAGCCTACAAATCAGATGCAAAAGGGAATCGTGCTGTAGATGGAAGCCATGTAACACTTAATCTTTCTGTAGCTCCAAATCTTCCTTTAGGTTCACCTTTTCAATACATGCGTTCCTATGGCAATGTCTGGGTAGATTACAAATTGTCTGTTACAAATACTGCAACGCTTGAAGTTTGGAATAAGGAAGCGGATCGAGTGATGCCATTGATTGATGAATTTGATCTAAATGGAAAATTCACTGCCAATCAAGTGGATCTTACTTATGCTTCATTTACTCCTGAAACAGATCAAGAAGATGTTCCATTGATTATTTGGTTGCATGGTGGAGGAGAAGGAGGAACGGATACTACCATTCCACTTTTAGGAAACAGGGCCGCCAATTATGCCTCTGATGAAATTCAAGATTACTTTGGAGGAGCTTATGTCATGGTTCCACAAACTCCAACGCGCTGGATGGATAGTGGAGAAGGTTCTACTAGTGGTGAAAAAGATGATATCTATTTTGAAGCATTAAAGGCCATGTTTGATGATTTTATAGCCAAGCATCCCAATGTAGATCAGGATAGGATTTATGTGGGTGGATGTAGTAATGGAGGGTATATGGGCTTAAAGCTCATCCTGGAATATCCTGATTATTTTGCAGGAGGCTATATAAGTGCCCTTGCCTATCGAGGGGCTTATTTATCTGATGAGCAGGCAAAAAGTATTAAAGACGTTCCGATTTGGTTTGTTCATTCCAAGGATGATTCTACGACCGTAGCAGATCAGACGGTGTTACCGGTATATGACAAACTAATCAAAGCAGGAGCAAAAGATGTTCACTTGACATTTTATGACCATGTAGTGGATATTACAGGTTTGCTGGGGGGTGAAGATTACCACTATCCTGGACATTGGTCCTGGATCTATTCCCATGCAAATTTGAGCCAAACCGATTTTGATGGAAAACCGGTGAAAGTAAATGGAGTTTCCGTGACGATCATGCAGTGGTTGGCAGGGCAATCCAATTGA
- a CDS encoding metallophosphoesterase, whose translation MISLLVLSLIPKLIILGLMFGEDLVRIVTGVFQSVSGNSEGDFLPDRRKFISQTALVLSAIPFLGVLHGVIVGKYRYRVVNHTLEFDDLPEEFDGFTITQISDIHSGSFDNKKKLEYGVDLINQQESDVILFTGDLVNNHSKEMEPWIDTFKKLKAPMGKYSILGNHDYGDYMSWPNKEAKESNMQRLYEIQEELGFKLLRNENVKLQKPALSGVEGAKASIDLIGVENWGKGFAQYGDLPKAVANLSDQSFKILMSHDPSHFDEEVKKFSQFIHLTLSGHTHGMQFGIEIPGFIKWSPASLRYPKWAGLYEELGRYLHVNRGFGFLAFPGRVGIWPEITVLKLKRKKA comes from the coding sequence ATGATCTCACTCTTGGTTTTATCTTTAATTCCAAAACTGATCATTCTAGGACTTATGTTTGGGGAAGACCTTGTGCGAATTGTTACCGGCGTTTTTCAATCTGTAAGTGGAAATAGCGAAGGTGATTTCCTTCCGGATCGAAGAAAATTTATTAGTCAAACAGCATTAGTTCTTTCGGCAATTCCATTTTTAGGAGTTTTGCATGGAGTTATTGTTGGTAAATATCGGTATCGAGTCGTCAATCATACGCTAGAGTTTGATGACCTACCTGAGGAGTTTGATGGATTTACCATTACCCAGATTTCAGATATTCATTCTGGAAGTTTTGATAATAAGAAAAAGCTGGAATACGGAGTTGATCTTATTAACCAACAGGAATCGGATGTGATTCTTTTCACAGGAGACCTGGTCAATAATCACTCAAAAGAAATGGAACCTTGGATCGACACCTTTAAAAAGTTAAAGGCACCTATGGGAAAGTATTCCATCTTGGGAAATCATGATTATGGGGATTATATGTCCTGGCCAAATAAGGAAGCAAAAGAGTCAAATATGCAACGCCTTTACGAAATCCAGGAGGAACTAGGTTTTAAGCTACTTCGCAATGAAAACGTAAAGCTTCAAAAACCTGCCCTGAGCGGAGTCGAAGGGGCCAAAGCAAGCATTGATTTGATTGGAGTGGAGAATTGGGGAAAAGGATTTGCACAATATGGCGATTTGCCAAAAGCAGTAGCAAATCTCAGCGATCAAAGTTTTAAAATCTTAATGAGTCATGATCCCTCACACTTTGATGAAGAAGTAAAAAAGTTTTCTCAATTCATTCACCTCACCCTGAGTGGTCATACCCATGGCATGCAGTTTGGTATAGAGATTCCCGGATTTATCAAATGGAGTCCGGCCTCACTTCGCTACCCAAAATGGGCGGGTTTGTATGAGGAGCTAGGTCGTTACCTGCATGTCAACCGTGGATTTGGATTTTTAGCCTTTCCTGGGCGAGTAGGTATCTGGCCGGAAATCACTGTATTGAAGTTGAAAAGAAAAAAGGCTTAG
- a CDS encoding cupin domain-containing protein translates to MKNIFLLGLFIGLFSCEKVDASGEIEVIKLVESSTSWNGDKLPSYPEKEPKLSILKFTIPPNTKMQMHKHLAINAGVLVKGELMVISEYADTLFLKEGDPIVELYDTWHFGENLGSVPAEIIVFYAGEEGTPITILKNEEE, encoded by the coding sequence ATGAAAAATATTTTTTTACTAGGTCTTTTTATTGGGTTGTTCTCTTGTGAAAAGGTGGATGCCAGTGGGGAAATAGAGGTAATTAAATTGGTAGAATCATCTACGAGTTGGAATGGAGACAAACTTCCTTCCTACCCAGAAAAAGAACCGAAACTCTCTATTCTAAAATTCACTATTCCTCCCAATACTAAAATGCAGATGCATAAACATCTGGCGATTAATGCGGGAGTTTTAGTAAAAGGGGAGTTGATGGTAATCAGTGAATATGCAGACACCTTATTTTTGAAAGAGGGAGATCCGATTGTGGAGCTTTACGATACCTGGCATTTTGGAGAAAACTTGGGCTCGGTTCCCGCTGAAATTATTGTTTTTTACGCGGGGGAGGAGGGGACGCCGATTACTATCCTAAAAAATGAAGAGGAATGA
- a CDS encoding efflux RND transporter periplasmic adaptor subunit translates to MKNYLMILGACALFSQTGCSTHGEEKHEEKETFLVTSPLQMDTTLTKEYVSQVHSIQHIELRAQERGYLEKIYVDEGQFVKKGQLLFKIMPKLYEAEREKAQAEADFAEIEYQNTKSLADRNIVAPNELAMAKAKVAKAKAELALADVHLQFTEIRAPFDGIIDRFHVREGSLLEEGELLSNFSDNSKMWVYYNVPEAEYLDYKSEVKDDSKVDVNLLMANHKMFPHQGVVETIEADFNHETGNIAFRATFPNPDGLLRHGETGNIQMSIPMPNAMLIPQKATFEVLDKKYVYVLDEENRIQSREIVIGAELPHIFVVQSGLETGDKILLEGLRLVEENDEIEYDFVQPEDALSQLDLYAE, encoded by the coding sequence ATGAAAAATTATCTCATGATTTTAGGTGCGTGTGCGCTGTTTTCTCAGACAGGTTGCTCTACGCATGGAGAAGAAAAACACGAAGAAAAAGAAACATTTTTGGTCACAAGTCCTCTTCAAATGGACACCACACTGACCAAAGAATATGTCTCTCAAGTCCACTCGATCCAGCATATTGAGTTAAGAGCTCAGGAACGAGGATATTTAGAAAAAATTTATGTTGACGAGGGGCAATTTGTAAAAAAAGGCCAATTGCTCTTTAAGATCATGCCTAAGCTTTATGAGGCAGAAAGAGAAAAGGCTCAAGCAGAAGCAGATTTTGCTGAAATAGAGTATCAAAACACCAAATCTCTTGCTGATAGAAATATCGTGGCACCCAATGAATTGGCTATGGCCAAAGCAAAAGTAGCAAAAGCGAAAGCAGAGTTAGCCTTAGCGGATGTCCACCTTCAATTCACAGAAATCAGAGCCCCATTTGATGGTATCATAGATCGATTTCATGTGAGAGAAGGAAGTCTTTTGGAAGAGGGTGAATTACTATCCAACTTCTCTGATAACAGTAAAATGTGGGTGTATTATAACGTCCCTGAAGCTGAATACCTTGATTATAAATCAGAGGTAAAAGATGATTCAAAAGTGGATGTCAATCTTTTGATGGCAAACCATAAAATGTTTCCACATCAAGGGGTGGTAGAAACGATTGAAGCCGACTTTAATCATGAAACTGGGAATATTGCCTTTAGAGCGACTTTCCCAAACCCAGATGGCCTATTACGGCATGGAGAAACCGGTAACATCCAAATGAGCATCCCAATGCCAAATGCGATGCTTATTCCTCAGAAAGCCACTTTCGAAGTATTGGATAAAAAGTATGTATATGTCCTTGATGAAGAAAATAGAATTCAATCAAGAGAAATAGTAATTGGTGCTGAGCTACCCCATATTTTCGTGGTCCAATCTGGACTTGAAACAGGTGATAAAATATTACTTGAAGGATTACGACTCGTAGAAGAAAACGATGAGATCGAATATGATTTTGTGCAACCAGAGGATGCATTGTCGCAACTGGATCTGTACGCGGAATAA